A portion of the Streptomyces erythrochromogenes genome contains these proteins:
- a CDS encoding PRC-barrel domain-containing protein — translation MSEKDIWGYHEDAGHQSGIDLVGYKVEATDGHIGKVDKHSADFQASHIVVDTGVWIFGKHVLLPAGVVERIDTAEEKVYLNLTKEQIKNAPDYDEAKYAGEPNFMDRFGHYYGQSHM, via the coding sequence GTGAGTGAGAAGGACATCTGGGGATACCACGAGGACGCCGGCCACCAGAGCGGCATCGATCTCGTCGGCTACAAGGTCGAGGCGACCGACGGCCACATCGGAAAGGTCGACAAGCACTCCGCCGACTTCCAGGCCTCCCACATCGTCGTCGACACGGGCGTCTGGATCTTCGGCAAGCACGTCCTCCTGCCGGCGGGCGTCGTCGAGCGCATCGACACGGCCGAGGAGAAGGTCTACCTCAACCTGACCAAGGAGCAGATCAAGAACGCACCGGACTACGACGAGGCCAAGTACGCGGGTGAGCCGAACTTCATGGACCGGTTCGGCCACTACTACGGCCAGTCCCACATGTAG
- a CDS encoding NAD-dependent epimerase/dehydratase family protein, giving the protein MTRHAPAEKNTERTAGRRGEGTHVVVVGATGNVGTSVVLALAEDPSVGSVLGLARRLPQWRPPKTRWQAVDVEPGGADLAPLLTGADAVIHLAWKFQPTHHPAETWRTNVLGSIRVFDAVAAAGVPALVHASSVGAYSPGPKDRAVDESWPTHGWPQAAYTREKAYLERVLDTYERTHPDIRVVRMRPGFLFKRQSASEQRRIFAGRLLPSRFLRPELLPAVPDLAGLRFQALHTDDAAAAYRAAAALPVRGPFNLAADPPLDAEVLSRILDARSLPMPTAPVRAALAAAWRLHLVPASPDLFDAVLRLPLMDTSRARGELSWEPRYTSVEAVEEFLDGLRSGAGMDTAPLAPDTKPARRVARSRGQI; this is encoded by the coding sequence ATGACGCGGCACGCACCGGCGGAGAAGAACACCGAACGCACGGCTGGACGGCGAGGTGAGGGCACCCACGTCGTGGTCGTCGGGGCCACGGGCAACGTCGGGACCAGCGTGGTGCTCGCCCTCGCCGAAGACCCCTCGGTCGGCTCCGTCCTCGGCCTGGCCCGCAGGCTTCCCCAGTGGCGGCCGCCGAAGACGCGCTGGCAGGCCGTGGACGTGGAACCCGGCGGTGCGGACCTGGCCCCGCTCCTCACCGGCGCCGACGCCGTCATCCACCTCGCATGGAAGTTCCAGCCCACCCACCACCCCGCAGAGACCTGGCGCACCAACGTCCTGGGCAGCATCCGCGTCTTCGACGCCGTGGCCGCCGCCGGCGTACCCGCCCTCGTGCACGCATCGTCGGTCGGCGCCTACTCACCGGGACCGAAGGACCGCGCCGTCGACGAGTCCTGGCCCACCCACGGCTGGCCGCAGGCCGCCTACACCCGGGAGAAGGCCTATCTCGAAAGGGTCCTCGACACCTACGAACGCACCCACCCGGACATCCGGGTCGTGCGGATGCGGCCGGGCTTCCTCTTCAAGCGGCAGTCCGCCTCCGAACAGCGCCGCATCTTCGCGGGCCGGCTGCTCCCGAGCCGGTTCCTGCGCCCCGAGCTCCTGCCCGCCGTACCCGACCTGGCCGGGCTGCGGTTCCAGGCCCTGCACACCGACGACGCTGCCGCCGCCTACCGGGCAGCGGCCGCACTCCCCGTCCGTGGGCCCTTCAACCTGGCGGCCGACCCGCCGCTGGACGCGGAGGTCCTCTCCCGGATCCTCGACGCCCGGAGCCTGCCGATGCCGACGGCGCCCGTACGGGCCGCCCTCGCCGCGGCGTGGCGGCTGCACCTGGTCCCGGCCTCCCCGGACCTGTTCGACGCCGTGCTGAGGCTGCCGCTGATGGACACCTCGCGGGCGCGCGGGGAACTGTCCTGGGAGCCCCGGTACACCTCGGTGGAGGCCGTCGAGGAGTTCCTCGACGGCCTCCGTTCGGGAGCGGGCATGGACACCGCCCCGCTCGCCCCGGACACCAAGCCCGCCCGGCGCGTCGCGAGGTCCCGCGGGCAGATCTGA
- a CDS encoding carboxylate-amine ligase, with protein MSLAVSTSAPRHGSRPLAPFGPGSSSSAAATVPTMGVEEEFLLVDRLTRAPVGRAAGVIEAAAGRLGPLVQPEFFTAQVESCTSPTSSTAVLRAELAWLRAELVRAAEAQDCLLVGTGTPVIPPEHPLTITPDERYRRMAVRFASAVGGYDQPVCGCHVHIGVSSRAQALDLANRLRPWLPTLQALSANSPFDRGRDSGHASWRAVEHARWPTVGPAPFLDEASYERIAHDLVQCGALLDRRMIYWYARPSEHVPTLEIRVADVNARLDTVVLLAALVRGLAGVLLPERDEGRPPPFLECGRLREAHRLAALHGLGGGEGLDPVGGAHVPVWDMLDRLRERAAPGLAAAGDLHMVDTLLDRLRTEGGGAARQRAAHVRRGRLADVVDSLAMTTAAA; from the coding sequence ATGTCACTGGCCGTGTCCACGTCGGCGCCCCGTCACGGGAGCCGGCCCCTCGCGCCCTTCGGACCGGGAAGCAGCAGCTCCGCAGCGGCCACCGTGCCGACCATGGGCGTGGAGGAGGAGTTCCTGCTCGTCGACCGTCTCACCAGGGCCCCCGTGGGCCGCGCGGCAGGGGTCATCGAGGCGGCCGCGGGCCGACTCGGCCCCCTGGTCCAGCCGGAGTTCTTCACCGCGCAGGTCGAATCGTGCACGAGCCCCACGTCGAGCACGGCCGTACTGCGGGCCGAGCTGGCGTGGCTGCGGGCCGAGCTGGTCCGGGCCGCGGAGGCACAGGACTGCCTGCTGGTCGGCACCGGTACGCCGGTGATCCCGCCGGAGCATCCGCTGACCATCACACCGGACGAACGGTACCGGCGGATGGCGGTCCGCTTCGCCTCGGCCGTGGGGGGCTACGACCAGCCGGTGTGCGGATGCCATGTGCACATCGGTGTGTCCTCCCGGGCGCAGGCGCTGGACCTGGCCAACCGGCTCCGGCCCTGGCTGCCCACCCTGCAGGCCCTGAGCGCGAACTCCCCCTTCGACCGCGGCAGGGACAGCGGCCATGCCAGCTGGCGGGCGGTCGAACACGCCCGCTGGCCCACGGTGGGGCCGGCTCCCTTCCTGGACGAGGCCTCGTACGAGCGCATCGCCCACGATCTGGTGCAGTGCGGGGCCCTGCTGGACCGGCGGATGATCTACTGGTACGCCCGCCCGTCCGAACACGTGCCGACGCTGGAGATCCGCGTCGCCGACGTGAACGCCCGGCTCGACACCGTCGTACTGCTGGCGGCGCTCGTCCGCGGGCTCGCCGGGGTGCTGCTGCCGGAGCGCGACGAGGGCAGGCCGCCGCCGTTCCTGGAGTGCGGGCGGCTGCGGGAGGCCCACCGGCTCGCGGCCCTGCACGGGCTGGGCGGCGGTGAAGGCCTCGATCCGGTCGGCGGAGCGCATGTGCCGGTGTGGGACATGCTGGACCGGCTGCGCGAGCGGGCCGCTCCGGGGCTCGCCGCGGCCGGCGACCTGCACATGGTGGACACGCTGCTCGACCGGCTGCGTACGGAGGGCGGCGGGGCGGCCCGTCAGCGTGCCGCCCATGTCAGGCGCGGAAGGCTGGCCGACGTGGTCGACAGCCTGGCGATGACGACGGCGGCCGCGTGA
- a CDS encoding class II glutamine amidotransferase has protein sequence MCRWLAYSGTPVLLDTVLYRPEHSLINQSLRSRMGVESTNGDGFGLGWYSADGNGTPAVFRDIGPAWNNRNLQELAAHVRSPLFFAHVRASTGSAIQQTNCHPFRHGRWLWMHNGAIGDFHRLQRDLCMAVDPALFSCIEGSTDSEVMFYLAVTYGLDQDPPGAVARMAGLVERLGKEHGVAEPLQMTVAVSDGERVWAFRYSSQGKSRSLYYSSRADTVRHLYPEIDYLREVSDDTRIVVSEPLGDLPGVWNELPESSYAVLPSGPDADYLPFIPEL, from the coding sequence ATGTGTCGGTGGCTCGCCTACTCGGGTACGCCCGTCCTGCTCGACACCGTGCTCTACCGCCCCGAGCACTCGCTGATCAACCAGAGCCTGCGTTCCCGCATGGGTGTGGAATCGACCAACGGCGACGGCTTCGGGCTCGGCTGGTACAGCGCCGACGGCAACGGCACGCCCGCGGTCTTCCGTGACATCGGGCCCGCCTGGAACAACCGGAACCTCCAGGAGCTCGCCGCGCACGTGCGCTCGCCGCTGTTCTTCGCGCACGTCCGGGCCTCGACCGGCTCGGCGATCCAGCAGACGAACTGCCATCCCTTCCGGCACGGCCGCTGGCTGTGGATGCACAACGGGGCGATCGGGGACTTCCACCGGCTCCAGCGCGATCTGTGCATGGCCGTCGACCCGGCCCTGTTCTCGTGCATCGAGGGGTCCACGGACTCCGAGGTGATGTTCTACCTCGCGGTCACCTACGGGCTCGACCAGGACCCCCCGGGGGCGGTGGCCAGGATGGCCGGGCTCGTGGAACGGCTCGGCAAGGAGCACGGCGTGGCGGAGCCGCTCCAGATGACGGTGGCGGTGAGCGACGGCGAGCGGGTGTGGGCGTTCCGGTACTCCAGCCAGGGCAAGTCGCGCTCCCTCTACTACAGCAGCAGGGCCGACACGGTCCGGCACCTCTATCCGGAGATCGACTACCTCAGGGAGGTGTCCGACGACACGCGCATCGTGGTCTCCGAGCCGCTGGGAGACCTACCGGGCGTGTGGAACGAACTCCCGGAGAGCAGCTACGCGGTCCTCCCGTCCGGTCCGGACGCGGACTACCTCCCTTTCATTCCGGAACTCTAG
- a CDS encoding SpoIIE family protein phosphatase: protein MTHDVVPPDEGASPEVLALAKVVARLRSEIADLEGVAASTAVLERAKGVLMAQTGISADAAYERLLERAAQRGRTLMEECWLALGQVRPRRALRPPAVPPLPPAPAGGRAGNEPAGPDAGAGRRTDGPPGEDWRRPLLPRIAEGLAEACDEGDVAELLRAVLADAVGVDAVMIYTVSAAGSLELAGHAGVDEELADQWRHVPPLSGVAALEAIAARHAVWLEDPAEDARRYLLIGNPPERWPSRAWIPVPSDGLARAAVGFLRSRPGPFDADTRALLSQAVRLCGALLGAFGRTGGAGPEGVVAPGVVEQVQRILDVLSGPAVLLTPLRSTTGEIEDYRIDAAAPESVDVAGRRGKELIGRKILETYPTVAGTALWDGYQDTLATGAVYEGEPFRYQEVGAGFPHESVYSVRATRLGERLVVSWIRHDTSEREIRRLADMQRLGNLGWAGWNLTTDRVVWSDQVYAIFDRDAALGPIGLEELPRYVLPEDQPGIGAAVRRLLSLGHAVNQSFRISTADGVRHLRIVVEAQTDAGGTPVEVHGFFQDVTALRDAELALRESERAVLVQRGMLQAERALAARLQATLLPISEQSLELAGLCVGVACTPADSGVNVGGDWYSAIELPDKSALFVVGDVAGHGLAAVGTMAQLRFTAKGMAITGSALIDVLRRLNNLLLHTDSEPSATATMVIGRYEPERRRLTWARAGHLPPLLIRGGRARFLPQPDGCLLGAARDSAYKQAVIDLLPGDRLLLYTDGLVEEPGEDIDLGLDRLAKDALRLLREGVGEELARTLAGRRLANRDDICVLDIHVPDEA, encoded by the coding sequence ATGACGCACGACGTCGTGCCTCCCGACGAAGGCGCCTCGCCCGAGGTGCTCGCGTTGGCCAAGGTGGTGGCCAGGCTGCGATCGGAGATCGCGGACCTGGAGGGGGTCGCCGCGTCCACGGCCGTGCTGGAGCGCGCCAAGGGCGTCCTGATGGCCCAGACGGGGATCTCCGCCGACGCGGCCTACGAGAGGCTGCTCGAGCGCGCCGCCCAGCGGGGCAGGACCCTCATGGAGGAGTGCTGGCTCGCACTGGGCCAGGTCCGGCCCCGCCGGGCGCTCCGCCCCCCGGCCGTTCCGCCTCTCCCGCCGGCGCCCGCCGGGGGCCGGGCCGGGAACGAGCCGGCCGGTCCGGACGCCGGAGCCGGGAGGCGGACCGACGGCCCGCCGGGCGAGGACTGGCGGCGCCCGCTGCTGCCCCGCATCGCGGAGGGCCTGGCCGAGGCGTGCGACGAGGGCGACGTGGCGGAACTGCTGAGGGCCGTGCTGGCCGACGCGGTCGGCGTGGACGCCGTGATGATCTACACCGTGTCGGCCGCCGGCAGCCTGGAACTGGCCGGACACGCCGGCGTGGACGAGGAGCTGGCCGACCAATGGCGGCACGTTCCCCCGCTCAGCGGTGTCGCCGCCCTCGAGGCCATCGCCGCCCGGCACGCCGTGTGGCTGGAGGACCCCGCGGAGGACGCACGCCGCTACCTGCTCATCGGCAATCCGCCCGAGCGGTGGCCCTCGCGCGCCTGGATTCCCGTACCGTCCGACGGACTCGCGAGGGCCGCGGTGGGGTTCCTGCGCAGCCGGCCCGGCCCCTTCGACGCCGACACGCGGGCCCTGCTGAGCCAGGCGGTGCGGCTGTGCGGCGCGCTGCTGGGCGCCTTCGGCAGAACCGGCGGCGCCGGTCCCGAGGGCGTGGTCGCGCCCGGTGTCGTGGAACAGGTCCAGCGGATCCTCGACGTGCTGTCCGGCCCCGCGGTCCTGCTCACCCCGCTGCGTTCGACGACGGGGGAGATCGAGGACTACCGGATCGACGCGGCGGCCCCCGAGTCGGTCGACGTGGCCGGGCGCCGGGGCAAGGAGCTCATCGGCCGGAAGATCCTGGAGACGTACCCCACCGTGGCGGGCACGGCCTTGTGGGACGGGTACCAGGACACCCTCGCCACCGGGGCGGTGTACGAGGGCGAACCCTTCCGGTACCAGGAGGTGGGCGCCGGTTTCCCGCACGAGTCCGTGTACTCCGTCCGGGCCACCCGGCTCGGGGAGCGCCTGGTCGTCTCCTGGATCCGGCACGACACCAGCGAGCGTGAGATCCGCAGGCTGGCCGACATGCAGCGGCTGGGCAACCTCGGCTGGGCGGGCTGGAACCTGACGACGGACCGGGTCGTCTGGTCCGACCAGGTCTACGCCATATTCGACCGTGATGCAGCCCTGGGGCCGATCGGCCTCGAGGAACTGCCCCGGTACGTGCTGCCGGAGGACCAGCCGGGGATCGGTGCGGCCGTCCGGCGGCTGCTGAGTCTCGGACATGCCGTGAACCAGTCCTTCCGGATCAGCACCGCGGACGGGGTGCGGCACCTTCGGATCGTCGTGGAGGCACAGACCGACGCGGGCGGCACCCCGGTCGAGGTCCACGGGTTCTTCCAGGACGTCACCGCCCTGCGCGACGCCGAACTCGCCTTGCGCGAGAGCGAGCGGGCCGTCCTCGTCCAGCGCGGCATGCTCCAGGCGGAACGCGCACTCGCCGCCCGGCTCCAGGCGACGCTGCTGCCGATCTCCGAGCAGTCCCTGGAACTCGCCGGCCTCTGCGTCGGCGTGGCCTGCACGCCCGCCGACAGCGGGGTCAACGTAGGCGGAGACTGGTACAGCGCCATCGAACTGCCCGACAAGAGCGCGCTCTTCGTCGTCGGGGACGTGGCCGGCCACGGCCTCGCGGCCGTCGGCACCATGGCCCAGCTGAGGTTCACCGCCAAGGGCATGGCCATCACCGGATCGGCGCTCATCGACGTACTGCGCCGACTCAACAACCTGCTGCTCCATACCGATTCGGAGCCGTCCGCCACCGCGACGATGGTCATCGGCCGCTACGAGCCGGAACGGCGGCGCCTGACCTGGGCGCGGGCCGGACACCTGCCGCCGTTGCTGATCCGCGGCGGCCGGGCCAGGTTCCTCCCGCAGCCCGACGGCTGCCTCCTGGGCGCCGCCCGCGACTCCGCCTACAAACAGGCCGTCATCGACCTCCTGCCCGGTGACCGCCTGCTGCTCTACACCGACGGGCTCGTGGAGGAGCCGGGCGAGGACATCGACCTGGGACTGGACCGCCTCGCGAAGGACGCCCTCAGACTCCTGCGGGAGGGAGTCGGCGAGGAACTGGCCCGCACGCTGGCGGGACGGCGCCTGGCCAACCGGGACGACATCTGCGTCCTGGACATCCACGTCCCGGACGAGGCCTGA